In Arachis hypogaea cultivar Tifrunner chromosome 17, arahy.Tifrunner.gnm2.J5K5, whole genome shotgun sequence, a single window of DNA contains:
- the LOC112767096 gene encoding exocyst complex component EXO70B1-like, protein MEPLLNQRKMWLKHPQLWSFVRFASGVLGLLCYALSSSFNSLFGKWNLLKTFLYCVFSFIICTAVLFVKVSHGPGSLRLKTHLAFLVLMITSFYSFYFDKAVNGKPDAYSIASCAAFAVMFLGLSRHSHCGFEVDLLYFFLAALTIQLMRIKWVFGILGACYSYALIMIHSCVDAQQEINGYHGVPEEPHVIQVDPPELLLNSSITQDSAITEVDSHWQEVNNDFALIKPGLLSSLKALKKQNRKLLGLLYGQSLMEPFHLDDNLLIDMLPCEIINNINETFKMALAAGYEKECCHLYSNCRREFLQQFLSELELKHTPEDHNVFITHNILSWNRTFKIAFRVLFLYERRLCDRIFLGFSSVGDLSFVLACKELTTHLLNFVNTIVVDIRSPPAMFRRVVSMFEELNDMITELESLFPDQAGASLRNDAIKAKRRLGEKIRDVFKNLENLIHCDSAIADVPGGIEPITRDVMNGLGAIVRVMPMIEKAFKEYPITTCPSFPAMIAWMIELLENHLEAKYKIYTGTSLDYVAMMNNIMYIKLETLKHFPSARLIDFGRVKRYSFAEILGDDWIQKHTKKFQKNLEDYQRSSWNEVLGLLKLDNNNESLAKDVAIESMKEKLELFNIQFEEICCTQSKWFGSYEIRKEIIVSVENMLLPAYGSFIGRLQDVLGKASYDYIQYGMLEIKARLNRLFLGGKRMSR, encoded by the exons ATGGAACCTTTGCTTAACCAAAGAAAGATGTGGCTGAAGCATCCACAACTATGGAGTTTTGTTCGTTTTGCTTCAGGCGTACTTGGATTGCTCTGTTACGCTTTAAGTTCCTCCTTCAACTCTCTGTTCGGGAAATGGAACTTGCTGAAAACATTTCTTTACTGTGTCTTCAGTTTCATCATCTGCACTGCAGTTTTGTTTGTAAAG GTATCACATGGCCCAGGAAGTCTCCGACTAAAAACTCATCTGGCATTTTTGGTTCTGATGATTACATCTTTCTACTCCTTTTACTTTGATAAAGCCGTGAATGGGAAACCAGATGCATACTCTATAGCTTCTTGTGCTGCTTTTGCTGTGATGTTTCTTGGCTTGTCAAGGCATAGTCACTGCGGATTTGAAGTGGACTTGCTCTATTTCTTTCTCGCGGCTCTAACAATACAACTCATGAGGATAAAGTGGGTTTTTGGAATACTTGGAGCATGTTATAGCTATGCtctcatcatgatccatagctgTGTGGATGCtcaacaagaaataaatggatatCATGGAGTCCCAGAAGAGCCTCATGTCATTCAAGTAGATCCACCAGAACTGTTATTAAATTCTAGCATTACTCAAGACAGCGCAATCACCGAAGTTGATTCGCATTGGCAAGAAGTCAATAATGATTTTGCTCTCATCAAGCCGGGCCTCTTGTCTTCTCTAAAGGCACTTAAGAAGCAGAATCGAAAACTTTTAGGCCTACTTTACGGCCAGTCCCTGATGGAGCCTTTTCATCTCGATGACAATTTGTTAATCGACATGCTTCCGTGTGAAATTATCAACAACATCAACGAAACTTTTAAGATGGCACTGGCTGCTGGATATGAGAAGGAGTGCTGCCACTTATACAGCAATTGCCGCAGGGAGTTCTTGCAACAGTTTCTTTCAGAATTAGAGTTGAAACACACACCTGAGGACCATAATGTTTTCATCACACACAACATTCTAAGTTGGAACAGAACTTTTAAAATCGCCTTCCGTGTACTATTTCTATATGAACGCAGGCTTTGTGATCGCATCTTCTTGGGATTCTCCTCAGTGGGGGATCTATCTTTTGTGCTGGCTTGCAAGGAACTCACAACTCATCTACTAAACTTTGTGAATACAATAGTAGTTGACATCCGTTCGCCTCCGGCCATGTTTAGAAGAGTGGTGAGTATGTTTGAGGAGTTGAATGACATGATTACCGAGTTGGAATCATTATTTCCTGATCAGGCCGGTGCATCGCTGAGAAACGATGCAATCAAGGCAAAGAGGAGACTAGGTGAGAAAATAAGAGACGTTTTCAAAAACTTGGAGAATCTGATTCACTGTGATTCAGCCATTGCAGATGTTCCAGGAGGCATTGAACCAATCACCCGCGATGTAATGAATGGTCTTGGTGCAATAGTAAGAGTCATGCCTATGATTGAGAAAGCTTTCAAAGAATATCCTATAACAACTTGTCCTTCATTTCCTGCCATGATAGCTTGGATGATAGAGCTGTTGGAGAACCATTTGGAAGCCAAGTACAAAATTTACACTGGAACTTCTTTGGATTATGTGGCCATGATGAATAACATTATGTATATAAAACTAGAGACACTGAAGCATTTTCCCTCTGCTCGATTGATAGACTTCGGCAGAGTCAAACGATATAGTTTCGCTGAAATTTTGGGTGATGATTGGATACAAAAGCACAcaaaaaaattccagaaaaaccTTGAAGACTATCAAAGAAGCTCATGGAATGAGGTGCTAGGCTTGTTGAAGCTAGACAACAACAACGAATCACTGGCAAAAGATGTAGCAATTGAGTCCATGAAAGAGAAGTTAGAGTTGTTCAACATTCAATTTGAGGAGATATGTTGCACTCAGTCTAAATGGTTTGGCAGCTATGAAATACGGAAAGAGATAATAGTATCCGTAGAAAACATGTTGTTGCCGGCATATGGAAGCTTCATTGGAAGGCTCCAGGATGTTCTTGGCAAGGCTTCTTATGACTATATACAGTATGGAATGCTTGAAATTAAAGCTCGGCTCAATCGTTTGTTTCTCGGAGGCAAACGGATGAGTCGGTAG
- the LOC112767285 gene encoding uncharacterized protein, which produces MKLIEIRRWLTQPHVWRFVGLGSSVVGLFCYAVSSSFNNLFGEWTFLKIFFYTQLSLIICIAIFYAKVWQSSRSLRFKGNMALLVLTITSAYSFFLDSKAVKKKPDAFSLISCLAFSIMSLCLSRQIPCGFEVDLMYFFLGALIVQLMKIKLWLGILGVGFSYTLNILRSSLDENLHEGAGLQEDQRNVVIQVEEEEEEESISPQPPRFMSVIQELHRANWGLVEVLWCHLKEYLVDKDDQIPIPMTLVNDHNFLINALPPKAVDDLHEKVKLMMDSGFKNECSNQYNSWRREFLDMCLSMLRLKVINKIEGVDERERIRSDVVTTLQKLANDFVTERRSSLTRLPSMVKVVGTLQDLIPELDDSVFSAQRSEAVSIMELETLEEATKDYYCTNIENLI; this is translated from the exons ATGAAGCTCATCGAAATTAGGAGATGGCTGACGCAGCCACATGTATGGAGGTTTGTTGGTTTGGGTTCATCAGTAGTCGGTTTATTCTGTTACGCAGTTAGCTCCTCCTTCAACAATCTGTTTGGAGAGTGGACCtttctgaaaatatttttttacactcAACTCAGTTTAATCATCTGCATTGCAATCTTTTACGCTAAAGTTTGGCAAAGTTCAAGGAGTCTCCGGTTCAAAGGTAACATGGCACTTTTAGTGTTAACCATAACCTCTGCTTACTCCTTCTTCTTGGATAGCAAAGCTGTAAAGAAGAAACCAGACGCATTTAGCTTGATATCATGTCTTGCGTTTTCTATCATGTCGCTTTGCTTGTCAAGACAGATTCCTTGCGGATTTGAAGTGGATCTGATGTATTTCTTTCTCGGAGCTTTAATAGTGCAACTCATGAAGATAAAGCTATGGTTAGGTATTCTTGGAGTAGGATTCAGCTATACCCTCAACATTCTTCGTTCTTCTTTAGATGAGAACTTGCATGAAGGAGCAGGACTCCAAGAAGATCAACGTAATGTCGTAATCcaagtggaagaagaagaagaagaagaatccatTTCTCCTCAACCACCAAGATTCATGAGTGTTATTCAAGAATTGCATAGGGCTAATTGGGGACTTGTTGAGGTGTTATGGTGTCATTTGAAGGAATACCTTGTGGACAAAGATGATCAAATTCCGATTCCAATGACACTGGTGAATGACCATAATTTTCTTATCAATGCGCTTCCGCCGAAAGCAGTCGACGACCTCCATGAAAAGGTTAAGCTGATGATGGATTCCGGGTTCAAGAATGAATGCTCGAACCAGTATAATAGCTGGAGAAGGGAGTTCTTGGACATGTGTCTATCAATGTTGCGGTTAAAGGTTATCAACAAGATTGAAGGGGTTGACGAGAGAGAGAGGATTAGGAG CGATGTCGTAACTACCTTGCAAAAGCTCGCTAATGATTTTGTAACGGAGAGGCGTTCTTCGTTGACTCGTTTACCGAGCATGGTGAAGGTGGTTGGTACACTGCAGGATCTCATTCCAGAGCTTGATGATTCAGTGTTTTCTGCTCAACGCAGTGAAGCAGTCTCCATCATGGAGTTGGAGACATTAGAGGAAGCAACCAAGGATTATTATTGTACAAATATAGAGAATCTAATCTAA
- the LOC112767339 gene encoding uncharacterized protein: MPTQNSYHLNQKRLWRFVGFMSSANGFLCYAKSSSFKHLFGEWNLLKIILYTLLSFSISTIMLFPKKCRLSRSFLLKAYVGVLVLLLTSLYSFFSDKSDNGKPDLLSMISNVSFALMSLSLSRQIDLGFEAELLNFFLGCLTIQLMKISLMLSIVAAIFCYTLMILRSKWESQSHVRTLRMQDHVTVDIDAENDDYLNAFQCSYDHGKKQMQDDGYSWRKYEENPLRRRGNQISFYRCSHPNCKVKKKVERTIDGEIIHVNYKGTHAHRNCKPKFPIKRNSSSESFYSLLPSEPSHTKIIDQSLAFNGDGQLDHDPAPESSSLSI, translated from the coding sequence ATGCCAACCCAGAATTCCTACCATCTAAACCAGAAAAGGCTATGGAGATTTGTGGGATTTATGTCAAGTGCCAATGGATTTCTGTGTTATGCTAAGAGTTCCTCTTTCAAACATCTATTTGGGGAGTGGAACTTGTTGAAGATCATTCTTTACACCCTGTTAAGTTTCAGCATCAGCACCATCATGCTATTTCCCAAAAAATGCAGGCTTTCAAGGAGTTTCTTGCTTAAAGCTTATGTGGGTGTTCTGGTTTTGCTTCTAACCTCTCTCTACTCATTTTTCTCTGACAAATCTGACAATGGAAAACCAGACTTACTAAGCATGATTTCGAATGTTTCTTTCGCCTTGATGTCTTTGTCCCTGTCAAGGCAAATTGATCTTGGCTTTGAGGCAGAGcttctcaacttcttccttggatGCCTAACTATTCAACTCATGAAGATCAGCTTGATGCTCTCCATCGTTGCAGCCATCTTTTGTTACACTCTCATGATTCTTCGTTCCAAATGGGAATCTCAATCGCATGTGAGAACACTAAGAATGCAAGACCATGTAACAGTAGATATTGACGCTGAAAATGATGACTACTTAAATGCCTTCCAATGCAGTTACGACCATGGCAAAAAACAAATGCAGGATGATGGATACAGTTGGAGAAAATATGAAGAGAATCCATTGAGAAGAAGGGGAAATCAGATAAGCTTCTACAGATGCTCACACCCGAATTGCAAGGTTAAGAAGAAAGTAGAGAGAACAATAGATGGGGAAATTATTCATGTAAACTACAAAGGTACTCATGCCCACCGTAATTGCAAGCCTAAATTTCCTATAAAGAGGAACTCATCATCTGAATCTTTTTATTCACTTCTACCTTCAGAACCTTCCCATACTAAAATTATAGATCAATCATTGGCCTTCAATGGCGATGGACAACTGGATCATGATCCGGCACCAGAGAGCTCATCATTATCAATATGA